The stretch of DNA CATCGAGCCCCCCCTGCCTGGCATCACCTTCCCCAGGGCTCCCCgtgccaccccagggctccccgtgccaccccagggctccccgtgccaccccagggctccccgtgccaccccagggctccccgtgccaccccagggctccccgtgccaccccagggctccccgtgccaccccagggctccccgtgccaccccagggctccccgtgccaccccagggctccccgtgccaccccagggctccccgtgccaccccagggctccccgtgccaccccagggctccccgtgccaccccagggctccccgtgccaccccagggctccccgtgccaccccagggctccccgtgccaccccagggctccccgtgccaccccagggctccccgtgccaccccagggctccccgtgccaccccagggctccccgtgccaccccagggctccccgtgccaccccagggctccccgtgccaccccagggctccccgtgccaccccagggctccccgtgccaccccagggctccccgtgccaccccagggctccccgtgccaccccagggctccccgtgccaccccagggctccccgtgccaccccagggctccccgtgccaccccagggctccccgtgccaccccagggctccccgtgccaccccagggctccccgtgccaccccagggctccccgtgccaccccagggctccccgtgccaccccagggctccccgtgccaccccagggctccccgtgccaccccagggctccccgtgccaccccagggctccGTGGCACCGCGCTGGCCGCGCTGTGCGGGGGCATCGCCGCCGGTGCCATTTTGTCACCGGGAAGATGCGGGAGAGGCTGCGGCGCCCCGGCCGCACCCCCAGCGCCACCGCGGCAGATCCTGGGAGCCACGATTGCCGTGGCAATTCCTGGGAGCCGCAGCAGTTTCCTGGCAGCCGCGGCAAACCTCTGGGGCGGCGGCGAACCCCGAGAGCCGCGTGCCCCACATTTGCTGTGGACGCAGCGTGTGCTCTGCGGGTGGCAGGGGGTGGCTTCTCCGAGCCCCCCTTCAGGGCTGAGTGACCCACTGGTGGCCACACCTGGACTGAAACATTCCTGATttgtgctggtggtgctgggaaTGGGCTCCAAGCCGGCGCCGTCGCGGCCTCTCCCCCACCTTGCAGATGGCGTCCGCTACCGACTCCCGCTATGGGCAGAAGGAATCCTCGGACCAGAACTTCGATTACATGTTCAAGATCCTGATCATCGGCAACAGCAGCGTGGGGAAAACCTCCTTCCTGTTCCGGTACGCCGACGACTCCTTCACGCCCGCCTTCGTCAGCACCGTCGGCATCGACTTCAAGGTCAAGACCATCTACAGGAACGACAAACGCATCAAGCTGCAGATCTGGGTGAGGAGGGAGAGCCTCGGGGTgcccccagagccctgtgctggggagggNNNNNNNNNNNNNNNNNNNNNNNNNNNNNNNNNNNNNNNNNNNNNNNNNNNNNNNNNNNNNNNNNNNNNNNNNNNNNNNNNNNNNNNNNNNNNNNNNNNNNNNNNNNNNNNNNNNNNNNNNNNNNNNNNNNNNNNNNNNNNNNNNNNNNNNNNNNNNNNNNNNNNNNNNNNNNNNNNNNNNNNNNNNNNNNNNNNNNNNNNNNNNNNNNNNNNNNNNNNNNNNNNNNNNNNNNNNNNNNNNNNNNNNNNNNNNNNNNNNNNNNNNNNNNNNNNNNNNNNNNNNNNNNNNNNNNNNNNNNNNNNNNNNNNNNNNNNNNNNNNNNNNNNNNNNNNNNNNNNNNNNNNNNNNNNNNNNNNNNNNNNNNNNNNNNNNNNNNNNNNNNNNNNNNNNNNNNNNNNNNNNNNNNNNNNNNNNNNNNNNNNNNNNNNNNNNNNNNNNNNNNNNNNNNNNNNNNNNNNNNNNNNNNNNNNNNNNNNNNNNNNNNNNNNNNNNNNNNNNNNNNNNNNNNNNNNNNNNNNNNNNNNNNNNNNNNNNNNNNNNNNNNNNNNNNNNNNNNNNNNNNNNNNNNNNNNNNNNNNNNNNNNNNNNNNNNNNNNNNNNNNNNNNNNNNNNNNNNNNNNNNNNNNNNNNNNNNNNNNNNNNNNNNNNNNNNNNNNNNNNNNNNNNNNNNNNNNNNNNNNNNNNNNNNNNNNNNNNNNNNNNNNNNNNNNNNNNNNNNNNNNNNNNNNNNNNNNNNNNNNNNNNNNNNNNNNNNNNNNNNNNNNNNNNNNNNNNNNNNNNNNNNNNNNNNNNNNNNNNNNNNNNNNNNNNNNNNNNNNNNNNNNNNNNNNNNNNNNNNNGGTCAGTGAGGGGTGGGGTGAGGGGGTGATAGATTGTTGGTGTAGGGGGTGATGGTCACTCTGGGGTGGTGGTCGCTGTGGGGTGATGGTTGGTTGGGTGATGGTGAGTGTGGGGTGATGGTGGGTGTGGGGTGATGGATTGTTGGTCTGTGGGGTGATGGTCACTTTGGGGTGATGGTCACTGTGGGCTGATTGTCACTGTAGGGTGATGGTCGCTCTGGGATGGTGGTTGCTGCGGGGTGATGGTCACTGGGGTGATGGTCACTCTGGGGTGGTGGTCAGCCTGGGATGACAGTCACTTTGGGGTGATGGTCATTTTGGTGTGATGGTNNNNNNNNNNNNNNNNNNNNNNNNNNNNNNNNNNNNNNNNNNNNNNNNNNNNNNNNNNNNNNNNNNNNNNNNNNNNNNNNNNNNNNNNNNNNNNNNNNNNNNNNNNNNNNNNNNNNNNNNNNNNNNNNNNNNNNNNNNNNNNNNNNNNNNNNNNNNNNNNNNNNNNNNNNNNNNNNNNNNNNNNNNNNNNNNNNNNNNNNNNNNNNNNNNNNNNNNNNNNNNNNNNNNNNNNNNNNNNNNNNNNNNNNNNNNNNNNNNNNNNNNNNNNNNNNNNNNNNNNNNNNNNNNNNNNNNNNNNNNNNNNNNNNNNNNNNNNNNNNNNNNNNNNNNNNNNNNNNNNNNNNNNNNNNNNNNNNNNNNNNNNNNNNNNNNNNNNNNNNNNNNNNNNNNNNNNNNNNNNNNNNNNNNNNNNNNNNNNNNNNNNNNNNNNNNNNNNNNNNNNNNNNNNNNNNNNNNNNNNNNNNNNNNNNNNNNNNNNNNNNNNNNNNNNNNNNNNNNNNNNNNNNNNNNNNNNNNNNNNNNNNNNNNNNNNNNNNNNNNNNNNNNNNNNNNNNNNNNNNNNNNNNNNNNNNNNNNNNNNNNNNNNNNNNNNNNNNNNNNNNNNNNNNNNNNNNNNNNNNNNNNNNNNNNNNNNNNNNNNNNNNNNNNNNNNNNNNNNNNNNNNNNNNNNNNNNNNNNNNNNNNNNNNNNNNNNNNNNNNNNNNNNNNNNNNNNNNNNNNNNNNNNNNNNNNNNNNNNNNNNNNNNNNNNNNNNNNNNNNNNNNNNNNNNNNNNNNNNNNNNNNNNNNNNNNNNNNNNNNNNNNNNNNNNNNNNNNNNNNNNNNNNNNNNNNNNNNNNNNNNNNNNNNNNNNNNNNNNNNNNNNNNNNNNNNNNNNNNNNNNNNNNNNNNNNNNNNNNNNNNNNNNNNNNNNNNNNNNNNNNNNNNNNNNNNNNNNNNNNNNNNNNNNNNNNNNNNNNNNNNNNNNNNNNNNNNNNNNNNNNNNNNNNNNNNNNNNNNNNNNNNNNNNNNNNNNNNNNNNNNNNNNNNNNNNNNNNNNNNNNNNNNNNNNNNNNNNNNNNNNNNNNNNNNNNNNNNNNNNNNNNNNNNNNNNNNNNNNNNNNNNNNNNNNNNNNNNNNNNNNNNNNNNNNNNNNNNNNNNNNNNNNNNNNNNNNNNNNNNNNNNNNNNNNNNNNNNNNNNNNNNNNNNNNNNNNNNNNNNNNNNNNNNNNNNNNNNNNNNNNNNNNNNNNNNNNNNNNNNNNNNNNNNNNNNNNNNNNNNNNNNNNNNNNNNNNNNNNNNNNNNNNNNNNNNNNNNNNNNNNNNNNNNNNNNNNNNNNNNNNNNNNNNNNNNNNNNNNNNNNNNNNNNNNNNNNNNNNNNNNNNNNNNNNNNNNNNNNNNNNNNNNNNNNNNNNNNNNNNNNNNNNNNNNNNNNNNNNNNNNNNNNNNNNNNNNNNNNNNNNNNNNNNNNNNNNNNNNNNNNNNNNNNNNNNNNNNNNNNNNNNNNNNNNNNNNNNNNNNNNNNNNNNNNNNNNNNNNNNNNNNNNNNNNNNNNNNNNNNNNNNNNNNNNNNNNNNNNNNNNNNNNNNNNNNNNNNNNNNNNNNNNNNNNNNNNNNNNNNNNNNNNNNNNNNNNNNNNNNNNNNNNNNNNNNNNNNNNNNNNNNNNNNNNNNNNNNNNNNNNNNNNNNNNNNNNNNNNNNNNNNNNNNNNNNNNNNNNNNNNNNNNNNNNNNNNNNNNNNNNNNNNNNNNNNNNNNNNNNNNNNNNNNNNNNNNNNNNNNNNNNNNNNNNNNNNNNNNNNNNNNNNNNNNNNNNNNNNNNNNNNNNNNNNNNNNNNNNNNNNNNNNNNNNNNNNNNNNNNNNNNNNNNNNNNNNNNNNNNNNNNNNNNNNNNNNNNNNNNNNNNNNNNNNNNNNNNNNNNNNNNNNNNNNNNNNNNNNNNNNNNNNNNNNNNNNNNNNNNNNNNNNNNNNNNNNNNNNNNNNNNNNNNNNNNNNNNNNNNNNNNNNNNNNNNNNNNNNNNNNNNNNNNNNNNNNNNNNNNNNNNNNNNNNNNNNNAGTCCCCCCCACCTCCTCTCATTCTGCTTTTAATCACTGTTAAGAAACCatcacccccagccccattttCCCTGGTGATTCGACCTGTCCTGGCACCTGGAgacccccctgccctgggaccccCTGTCCTGGAGACCCCCCTGCTCTGGGACCCCCTGTCCTGGCACCTGGAGANAcgcccaggtgctgctggtggggaacAAGTGTGACATGGAGGACGAGCGTGTGGTCTCCTCGGAGAAGGGCCGCCAGCTCGCCGAGCACCTGGGTGAGTCGGGCAGGGGGGGACCCCCCGCCCACGGCTGCCGGCCcgcaattaatttaattaaggGCTTAATTCCCGCCGTG from Ficedula albicollis isolate OC2 chromosome 28, FicAlb1.5, whole genome shotgun sequence encodes:
- the RAB3A gene encoding ras-related protein Rab-3A, with the translated sequence MASATDSRYGQKESSDQNFDYMFKILIIGNSSVGKTSFLFRYADDSFTPAFVSTVGIDFKVKTIYRNDKRIKLQIWVRRESLGVPPEPPCSGTPCPGTWRXAQVLLVGNKCDMEDERVVSSEKGRQLAEHLGFEFFEASAKDNINVKQTFERLVDIICEKMSESLDTADPAVTGAKQGPQLTDQQAPPHQDCAC